From Salinibacterium sp. ZJ450, one genomic window encodes:
- a CDS encoding GNAT family N-acetyltransferase, which yields MSFLDIPTLRGSRVILEPLALEHADELAQAVDEDDLWQRWYTNIPAPSEMRADIERRLEQHAASQVVPWTIRRASDNRAVGMTTYLNISEQHRRLEIGSTWLAASAQRTGINAEAKLLLLGRAFETLECIAVEFRTHWHNQQSRGAIAGLGAKQDGVLRNHQLGRDGTLRDTVVFSIIASEWPTVRMSLTERLTRR from the coding sequence ATGAGCTTCCTCGACATCCCGACCCTGCGCGGCAGCCGCGTGATCCTCGAACCTCTCGCGCTCGAGCACGCCGACGAGCTCGCGCAGGCGGTGGACGAGGACGACCTCTGGCAGCGCTGGTACACGAACATCCCGGCGCCGTCCGAGATGCGCGCGGACATCGAGCGCCGGCTCGAGCAGCACGCCGCCTCACAGGTGGTGCCGTGGACGATCCGGCGCGCCAGCGACAACCGTGCCGTCGGGATGACCACCTACCTGAACATCTCGGAGCAGCACCGGCGACTCGAAATCGGCTCTACCTGGCTTGCGGCGAGCGCGCAGCGCACCGGGATCAACGCCGAAGCGAAACTGCTGTTGCTCGGCCGCGCCTTCGAGACGCTGGAGTGCATCGCGGTGGAGTTCCGCACGCACTGGCACAACCAGCAGTCGCGTGGGGCGATCGCCGGACTCGGCGCCAAGCAGGACGGCGTGCTGCGCAACCACCAGCTCGGCCGCGACGGCACCCTGCGCGACACCGTGGTGTTCTCGATCATCGCCAGCGAATGGCCGACGGTACGGATGTCGCTGACCGAGCGGCTCACCCGCCGCTGA